Proteins encoded in a region of the Devosia sp. RR2S18 genome:
- a CDS encoding carbohydrate ABC transporter permease — protein MKLTLPAFFGRLAFSALAALIGAAFALPLLWFIFAPFNARAELGLAMPEPWTLSNFVTVFGNNFAVRALWNSLIQAVGGVILVGAAATLAAYALSRSSIPGKGAVTYVLLLFSSVVSGSAAMVPIFLIISSMRLIDTHIAVILTFAGGLLPTAMFILRDFIDSIPKSYEESAMVAGASPVQAFFDVALPVIRPGIVVVVVWGFVNIWGSFLIPFILLRSDDQMPASVAIYSFYSEAGTPIVTLLAAYSLIYSLPVIALYLFVSWKFGFRFFGGIKA, from the coding sequence ATGAAGCTGACCCTGCCGGCCTTCTTCGGGCGCCTCGCCTTTTCAGCCCTAGCCGCCTTGATCGGTGCCGCCTTTGCCTTGCCGCTCCTGTGGTTCATCTTTGCGCCCTTCAACGCGCGCGCAGAGCTGGGGCTCGCCATGCCCGAGCCGTGGACCCTCTCCAACTTCGTCACTGTGTTCGGCAACAACTTCGCCGTTCGGGCGCTCTGGAACAGTCTCATCCAGGCAGTGGGTGGCGTCATCCTCGTCGGGGCCGCCGCGACGCTGGCGGCCTACGCACTGTCGCGTTCATCCATCCCGGGCAAGGGTGCAGTCACTTATGTGCTGCTGCTTTTTTCCTCGGTCGTGTCGGGGTCGGCGGCCATGGTGCCGATCTTTCTCATCATCTCCTCGATGCGCCTGATCGACACTCACATCGCGGTGATCCTCACCTTCGCCGGCGGTCTCTTGCCGACCGCCATGTTCATCCTGCGCGACTTCATCGACTCCATCCCCAAATCCTATGAGGAAAGCGCCATGGTGGCTGGCGCGTCGCCGGTCCAGGCCTTCTTCGATGTGGCGCTGCCGGTCATCCGCCCTGGCATCGTAGTGGTGGTCGTCTGGGGCTTCGTAAACATCTGGGGCAGCTTCCTCATCCCATTTATTCTCCTGCGCAGCGACGATCAGATGCCAGCTTCAGTCGCCATCTACTCCTTCTATTCCGAAGCGGGCACGCCCATTGTCACACTGCTGGCAGCCTATTCGCTCATCTACTCACTCCCCGTCATCGCCCTTTATCTCTTCGTCAGCTGGAAGTTCGGCTTCCGGTTCTTTGGCGGCATCAAGGCCTAA
- a CDS encoding CehA/McbA family metallohydrolase, translating into MTTITAHITRADQSANPYYYIPFDVPVGTTRIDVTLSYPKAEDCVIDLGAFDPRDTGYPANEGFRGWSGGAREHFFIATDDATPGYVHGEIQPGRWNVILGLYKIPEQGAEASVTISLDNTERRIEPQPARTFPVRQGRGWYRGDLHCHTFHSDARGAPELLHEAARQAGLDFLAVADHNTITQRRYFHPQSSPDLVFVRAMEVTTATGHANVYGVDEWIDFRMTRPADAHKLAQLVHDKGGLLSINHDKPTIPWDYDFPEADCQEVWQSTWLAWNWISLERYQRRLAAGMKLSAIGGSDFHQPDRLMPEGPLVLARPTTVLWLDELSEDAILGAMKRGHGYITESPTGPHLEISTGTTGMGGTAPQLDQVCATVRGAKGDLLMLIDAVGTVRISTIGSDDWAITLVPERAEKFLRAEIVAAASRERLLAELTAAMGARELPWQLKGSNLAEQPIRRAISNPIYVDG; encoded by the coding sequence ATGACCACCATCACCGCTCACATCACCCGCGCTGATCAGTCGGCCAATCCCTATTACTACATCCCCTTCGACGTACCGGTCGGCACCACCCGCATCGATGTCACACTCAGCTACCCCAAGGCCGAGGACTGCGTCATCGACCTGGGCGCCTTCGACCCGCGCGACACCGGCTACCCTGCCAATGAGGGCTTCCGCGGCTGGAGCGGTGGCGCTCGCGAGCATTTCTTCATCGCCACCGACGACGCCACGCCCGGCTATGTGCATGGCGAGATCCAGCCGGGCCGCTGGAATGTCATCCTGGGGCTCTACAAGATCCCCGAGCAGGGCGCCGAGGCCAGCGTCACCATCAGCCTCGACAACACCGAACGCCGCATCGAGCCGCAGCCGGCGCGTACCTTTCCGGTTCGCCAGGGGCGAGGGTGGTATCGCGGCGACCTTCACTGCCACACTTTCCATTCCGACGCGCGTGGCGCCCCTGAACTGCTGCACGAGGCAGCGCGGCAGGCCGGGCTCGATTTTCTCGCGGTAGCCGATCACAACACCATCACGCAGCGGCGTTACTTCCACCCACAATCCTCGCCGGACCTCGTCTTCGTCCGGGCCATGGAGGTCACCACCGCCACCGGCCACGCCAATGTCTATGGCGTGGACGAGTGGATCGACTTCCGCATGACACGACCCGCCGACGCCCACAAGCTGGCGCAACTGGTCCATGACAAGGGTGGGCTGCTCTCCATCAACCACGACAAACCAACCATCCCCTGGGACTACGACTTCCCTGAAGCGGACTGCCAGGAGGTCTGGCAGTCGACCTGGCTGGCCTGGAACTGGATCTCGCTCGAGCGCTACCAGCGGCGCCTCGCCGCAGGCATGAAGCTCTCCGCCATCGGCGGCTCGGACTTCCACCAGCCCGATCGCCTCATGCCGGAAGGTCCTCTGGTGCTGGCCCGACCCACCACCGTCCTGTGGCTCGATGAGCTTTCCGAAGATGCCATCCTCGGCGCCATGAAGCGCGGCCATGGCTACATCACCGAGAGCCCAACCGGTCCCCATCTCGAAATCAGCACCGGCACAACAGGTATGGGCGGCACTGCACCACAGTTAGACCAGGTTTGTGCAACAGTCCGAGGTGCAAAAGGGGACCTCCTGATGCTCATTGATGCAGTGGGAACCGTCCGCATCTCCACCATCGGCAGCGACGACTGGGCGATCACCTTAGTGCCTGAGCGGGCAGAGAAATTCCTGCGCGCCGAGATCGTCGCGGCCGCCAGTCGCGAGCGTCTTTTGGCCGAGCTAACGGCTGCCATGGGGGCGCGCGAGCTACCCTGGCAACTCAAGGGCAGCAATCTCGCCGAGCAACCCATTCGCCGCGCGATCAGCAATCCAATCTACGTGGACGGCTAA
- a CDS encoding sugar phosphate isomerase/epimerase family protein, whose protein sequence is MLIGNAPCSWGINYPTGNTYSWQQYLDEVAQAGYRGTELGPFGFLPNDPILLREELAQRGLTMIGATHVHAFSDAASGPQLLATLAELADLLVSLEAQHLVVMDESNAYPPGQEGVLDESGWQALTALLRDAQQVVEGEHGLKLSFHPHIGTAVEREAQIDRLLAETDIDLCFDTGHHAFWDQDPVAYMEKVFPRIAYMHLKNVDPTVRARVLDGTLSVAESYGAGVMCPLPDGAVDIQAVMRVLQARAFTGPIVVEQDVAETMSETPLELAARNLAFMKAITP, encoded by the coding sequence ATGCTTATCGGCAACGCACCCTGCTCCTGGGGCATCAACTACCCAACCGGCAACACCTACTCCTGGCAGCAATACCTAGATGAAGTTGCCCAGGCCGGTTACCGAGGCACCGAGTTGGGGCCGTTCGGTTTTCTCCCCAACGATCCCATTCTCCTGCGCGAAGAATTGGCGCAGCGCGGCCTGACCATGATCGGCGCCACCCACGTCCACGCCTTCTCCGACGCCGCTTCGGGTCCGCAACTGCTCGCCACGTTGGCGGAGCTGGCTGACCTGCTCGTCAGCCTCGAAGCACAGCATCTGGTAGTCATGGACGAGTCCAATGCCTACCCGCCGGGCCAGGAGGGTGTGCTCGACGAGAGCGGATGGCAGGCGCTCACTGCCCTGTTAAGGGATGCACAGCAGGTGGTGGAAGGGGAGCATGGGCTCAAGCTCAGCTTTCACCCCCATATTGGCACCGCAGTCGAGCGGGAGGCGCAGATCGACCGGCTGCTCGCCGAAACAGACATCGATCTCTGTTTCGACACCGGGCACCACGCATTCTGGGACCAAGACCCAGTCGCCTACATGGAAAAGGTCTTCCCTCGCATCGCCTACATGCACCTCAAGAATGTGGATCCTACTGTCCGCGCGCGTGTCCTCGATGGCACGCTCTCGGTAGCAGAGTCTTATGGGGCAGGGGTGATGTGCCCGCTGCCTGACGGAGCGGTCGACATCCAGGCGGTGATGCGCGTGCTGCAGGCTCGCGCATTTACCGGCCCCATCGTGGTCGAACAGGACGTCGCCGAAACCATGAGCGAAACCCCGCTCGAGCTGGCCGCTCGCAACCTCGCTTTTATGAAGGCGATCACGCCATGA
- a CDS encoding LacI family DNA-binding transcriptional regulator — MSESGSLAPRRATAEMVARRANVSRVAVSRAFNPHTSLKPEKRALILKVAQELNYTPDRAARALVSGRSHLVGIIVPDVCSHWESQEIDALTTALQNEGFATLLFKTRTDYSMDERLLAYMRGFNPDSVIAFVENVKPTTLARVLDRAVPIYIHYARPGEEAPPPADGPLFDRLNVLQRTGVEQAVALLQGYGVKRIAYVSGVAKSRANVAREAMLREVLADRGMAPPIVAPGDFSYDKAYAATIDLFRIGKGVDAIFAANDVGAFGAIDALRHELVLRVPEDVKVVGFDDIAQSHWKSYNLTTVKFDLNERVRALVRLILRRLADPTAPSLQETLQTSLVVRGTVG; from the coding sequence ATGAGCGAGAGCGGCAGTCTAGCGCCCCGGCGCGCCACCGCCGAAATGGTGGCCCGGCGCGCCAATGTCTCGCGGGTAGCGGTGTCGCGCGCCTTCAACCCGCACACCTCGCTCAAGCCCGAGAAGCGGGCGCTGATCCTCAAGGTTGCGCAGGAGCTAAACTATACGCCGGACCGAGCAGCACGGGCGCTGGTCAGTGGCCGCTCGCACCTAGTGGGGATTATCGTGCCGGATGTGTGCAGTCACTGGGAAAGCCAGGAGATCGACGCGCTGACGACAGCGCTGCAAAACGAAGGGTTCGCTACGCTGCTGTTCAAGACACGCACCGACTACAGCATGGACGAGCGGCTTTTGGCCTATATGCGCGGCTTCAATCCTGACTCGGTGATCGCCTTCGTCGAGAACGTCAAGCCGACGACACTGGCACGCGTCCTCGACCGGGCCGTGCCCATCTACATTCACTATGCGCGGCCGGGAGAAGAAGCGCCGCCACCCGCCGACGGGCCGCTCTTTGATCGGCTCAACGTGTTGCAGCGGACTGGTGTCGAACAGGCCGTGGCGCTGCTGCAGGGATATGGGGTGAAGCGGATCGCCTATGTATCGGGCGTTGCCAAATCACGAGCTAACGTGGCGCGTGAGGCAATGCTGCGTGAAGTGCTTGCCGATCGCGGCATGGCTCCGCCGATCGTGGCGCCTGGCGATTTCAGCTACGACAAGGCCTATGCGGCGACGATCGACCTGTTCCGCATCGGCAAGGGCGTGGATGCCATCTTTGCGGCCAATGACGTCGGCGCGTTCGGGGCCATCGATGCCCTGCGGCATGAACTGGTGCTGCGCGTGCCCGAGGACGTCAAGGTGGTCGGCTTCGACGACATCGCCCAGTCGCACTGGAAGAGCTACAATCTGACCACGGTGAAGTTCGACCTCAACGAACGCGTTCGGGCGCTAGTCCGGCTAATCCTCCGGCGCCTTGCCGACCCGACTGCTCCCTCCCTCCAAGAAACGCTGCAGACCAGCCTCGTTGTCCGCGGCACCGTAGGCTGA
- a CDS encoding ABC transporter ATP-binding protein, which yields MASVEFQNVTKTFNSFNAVADVSFSVGDGEFVCLLGPSGCGKTTSLRMIAGLETPTSGKVLIGDEDVTHHHPKDRQISMVFQDYALYPHMNLADNIAYPLKVRGEAVAKRHGRAKEVADVLKIGHLLDRLPSQISGGQQQRTSLARALVYPSKVYLFDEPLSNLDAKLRLEARGFLNHLQRDMGMTAIYVTHDQAEAMALATRIAVMDQGKIVQYASPIEIYRRPSTTFVANFVGNPPMNLVEVEAAQLEGQLQLRADGISVSALPMSDAIGKALATSPKLTLGIRPEHLNIGAGSGPNTIAGELFANENMGPESLVTIERGGDNPRVTARIFIDDHLDIGKSVQLGFDSQHVHLFDSTGHRIPAVGE from the coding sequence ATGGCATCTGTCGAATTCCAGAACGTCACCAAAACCTTCAACAGCTTCAATGCTGTGGCCGATGTAAGCTTTTCCGTGGGCGATGGGGAGTTTGTCTGCCTGCTGGGCCCCTCCGGCTGCGGCAAGACCACCAGCCTGCGCATGATCGCCGGCCTCGAGACCCCGACCTCGGGAAAGGTGCTGATCGGTGACGAGGACGTCACCCATCATCATCCCAAGGACCGCCAGATCTCTATGGTCTTTCAGGATTATGCGCTCTATCCGCACATGAACCTGGCGGACAACATCGCCTATCCACTCAAGGTGCGGGGCGAAGCCGTGGCCAAACGTCATGGCCGCGCCAAGGAAGTGGCTGATGTGCTCAAGATTGGCCATCTGCTCGATCGGCTACCCAGCCAGATTTCCGGCGGCCAGCAACAGCGCACTTCGCTGGCTCGGGCCCTGGTCTATCCTTCCAAGGTCTATCTCTTCGACGAGCCGCTCTCGAACCTCGATGCCAAGCTGCGCCTCGAAGCGCGCGGCTTCCTCAACCACTTGCAGCGCGACATGGGCATGACGGCAATCTACGTCACCCATGACCAGGCCGAGGCAATGGCGCTCGCCACCCGCATCGCCGTGATGGACCAGGGCAAGATCGTTCAATACGCTTCGCCCATCGAGATCTACCGCCGCCCCTCCACCACCTTCGTGGCCAATTTCGTCGGCAACCCACCCATGAACCTGGTCGAGGTGGAGGCTGCGCAGCTCGAGGGGCAACTGCAATTGCGAGCCGACGGCATCTCCGTTTCGGCCCTGCCCATGTCCGATGCCATCGGCAAAGCGCTGGCCACCAGCCCCAAGCTCACGCTCGGCATTCGACCCGAACACCTGAACATTGGCGCGGGCAGCGGACCCAACACCATCGCGGGCGAACTGTTCGCCAACGAAAATATGGGGCCTGAAAGCCTCGTCACCATCGAGCGAGGCGGCGACAATCCACGCGTCACCGCCCGCATTTTCATCGATGACCACCTCGATATCGGCAAGAGCGTTCAGCTCGGCTTCGACAGCCAGCACGTCCACCTCTTCGACAGCACCGGCCACCGTATCCCGGCAGTGGGGGAGTGA
- a CDS encoding extracellular solute-binding protein produces MSNRLRSLALGLGAATALVGPAFAVDLDITCRCVVGGVNSATAEWIENSVIPAFEEANPDVNVTLNQFGGEDAQLTQQLALDFSTGAGPDVSAFDGFLIPSFVEGGLLKPLHEVAGEEVNDWSGWEALSEGSRALMEYQGDYYGIPLGTDVRMLYTRKDMLAEAGIDADTWQPTSWEEILEAGRAVKEAFPESFPIQLNAGVAMGEATTMQGYWLALLGTGERVMQDGKYVVESQGILDTLNLYKTIYVDEELGDQRAQLLADGRNRSFANFRDGVTALLLEGDYFYRSVTPEGSEFAVDNRDEVMGWAKIPAQEPGAGINGQDFVTISGGTGFVLNPATEHPQEAWALLSFMNEPEMQNAFQQLQPRITARTDIEIPNSPFLTEVSQTLLPLTTARPNDPDYNAVSSEIQRMTESVVSGELSPEEAMAQYKSAVTAIVGEENTVSLL; encoded by the coding sequence ATGAGCAATCGTCTGCGTAGTCTTGCATTGGGTCTTGGCGCTGCCACGGCTCTGGTCGGCCCGGCCTTTGCCGTGGATCTCGATATTACCTGCCGCTGCGTGGTTGGCGGCGTCAACAGCGCCACCGCCGAGTGGATCGAAAACAGCGTCATTCCGGCGTTCGAGGAAGCCAATCCCGACGTCAACGTCACGCTCAACCAGTTTGGCGGCGAAGACGCCCAGCTCACCCAGCAGCTGGCGCTCGATTTCTCCACCGGCGCGGGTCCCGACGTCTCGGCTTTCGATGGTTTCCTGATCCCCAGCTTCGTAGAGGGAGGCCTGCTCAAGCCGCTCCACGAAGTCGCCGGCGAGGAAGTCAACGACTGGTCCGGCTGGGAAGCGTTGTCGGAAGGCTCGCGCGCCCTGATGGAATACCAGGGCGACTATTACGGCATTCCGCTCGGCACCGACGTGCGCATGCTTTACACGCGCAAGGACATGCTGGCCGAAGCTGGTATCGACGCCGACACCTGGCAGCCCACCTCATGGGAAGAGATCCTCGAGGCCGGCCGCGCGGTCAAGGAAGCCTTCCCAGAAAGTTTCCCCATCCAGCTCAACGCCGGCGTTGCCATGGGCGAAGCCACCACCATGCAGGGCTACTGGCTAGCGCTGCTCGGCACCGGCGAGCGCGTCATGCAGGACGGCAAGTACGTGGTCGAAAGCCAGGGCATTCTCGATACCCTCAACCTCTACAAGACCATCTATGTCGACGAAGAGCTCGGCGACCAACGCGCCCAGCTCCTGGCTGACGGCCGGAACCGCTCCTTCGCCAATTTCCGCGATGGCGTCACGGCACTGCTGTTGGAGGGCGATTACTTCTACCGCTCGGTCACCCCGGAGGGCTCCGAATTCGCCGTCGACAACCGTGATGAGGTCATGGGCTGGGCCAAGATCCCGGCGCAGGAACCCGGTGCTGGCATCAACGGCCAGGATTTCGTCACTATCTCGGGCGGCACGGGCTTTGTCCTCAATCCTGCCACCGAGCATCCGCAGGAAGCCTGGGCGCTGCTCTCGTTCATGAACGAGCCCGAAATGCAGAATGCCTTCCAGCAGCTGCAACCGCGCATCACTGCGCGCACCGATATCGAGATCCCCAACAGCCCGTTCCTGACCGAGGTCAGCCAGACGCTGCTCCCGCTCACCACGGCACGTCCGAACGATCCGGACTACAATGCGGTCTCGTCTGAAATCCAGCGCATGACCGAGTCCGTTGTTTCGGGCGAACTCTCGCCGGAAGAAGCCATGGCTCAGTACAAGTCTGCGGTCACCGCCATTGTTGGCGAGGAAAACACCGTCAGCCTGCTCTGA
- a CDS encoding carbohydrate ABC transporter permease — translation MSTEAGQPRRKVRNFALLSTRAGAAFLTPAGLLVAIFVIAPFFWVIFVSFTNRTLLGRTALNPEFVGFANYFALFDPSNFFQRGQFGFSLILTTQFVLASALIGQALLGLLLAWLIQTVPPVIKRITETFVIAAWILPEVVIGFAWFAFLDRDQGTLNMLLTSLGLPPGDFLLDQPFWVIVVFNTWRGAAFSMMLFSSAFSSIPPSYFQAADVAGASSWQKFRDIGLPLIRGHIVTDLILITMWTFNTFTPFLLTNGGPSYRTELVSIYNYRVAFQDFQFGKGAAVGVIMMLINLAFALVYLSIGRKKKAPRT, via the coding sequence ATGTCCACTGAAGCCGGCCAGCCCAGGCGCAAGGTCCGCAATTTTGCTCTGCTCTCCACGCGCGCCGGCGCCGCCTTCCTCACGCCTGCCGGGCTGCTGGTCGCGATCTTTGTCATCGCCCCCTTCTTCTGGGTGATCTTCGTCTCCTTCACTAACCGCACCTTGCTGGGACGGACCGCGCTCAACCCAGAGTTCGTCGGTTTCGCCAACTATTTTGCACTGTTCGATCCGTCCAACTTCTTCCAGCGCGGCCAGTTCGGCTTCTCACTGATCCTCACGACGCAATTCGTGCTCGCTTCGGCCTTGATCGGCCAGGCCCTCCTGGGGTTGCTTTTGGCCTGGCTCATCCAGACCGTGCCGCCCGTGATCAAGCGGATCACCGAGACCTTCGTTATTGCCGCCTGGATCCTCCCCGAAGTGGTGATCGGCTTTGCCTGGTTCGCCTTTCTCGATCGGGATCAGGGCACGCTCAACATGCTGCTCACGAGCCTGGGGCTGCCGCCCGGCGATTTCCTGCTCGACCAGCCCTTCTGGGTCATCGTGGTGTTCAACACCTGGCGCGGTGCTGCCTTCTCCATGATGCTGTTCAGTTCGGCCTTTTCCTCCATCCCGCCCAGCTACTTCCAGGCGGCAGATGTGGCAGGTGCATCCTCCTGGCAGAAGTTCCGCGATATCGGCCTGCCGCTTATTCGCGGCCACATCGTCACCGATCTCATCCTCATCACAATGTGGACGTTCAACACCTTCACGCCGTTCCTGCTCACCAATGGCGGGCCGAGCTATCGCACCGAACTGGTCAGCATCTACAACTACCGCGTGGCCTTCCAGGACTTCCAGTTCGGCAAGGGCGCAGCCGTGGGCGTCATCATGATGCTCATCAATCTCGCCTTTGCGCTGGTCTATCTCAGCATCGGCCGCAAAAAGAAGGCGCCCCGCACATGA